TCGGATAAAATATTAACTTAGTTAAGAAATGCTTGAACAATTTGAGCGAGATTACGAAATTACCCACAATTTGGGATTTTTAACACAGAGAGATCGGAAGACAGCAAAATGTAAAATTAGTTGTGCCGAAAATCTGACACCAATCTGAACAGGTTGAGTAGAGACGGAAATATCGgagaaattttgatttgaatgtaCATGAGGTCGAGTAAACTTGGAATTTATTATTTGCCTGGCGGGTAACTTAGATTATCACCATTTCAGAGAAAATGACCTGTAGTCAGGTAATtagttgagatcggataaaacACTAAAATGGGAGATTGACTAAATTACAACCcttactaaaaaaattatatattaattacacGAGTTATGCATTTGTAGGTTAATCAAAATATGGCGTCTACAATTAGTGTGAACTTAAATGATCTATTATATaagtgagaaaataaaaatttttattgatttggagctaAGAAGATTATGGTGTCTCAAAGATTTCTCTATAGTATCACAGTTGGACATGTGTAATTAATAAGACTAATTGAACGTGGATCTTGCTTATGCTTCAGAAAAAGCATTAGGAGACTAATATAACCCTgtatataattaatatagttaATTAAAAGTTAATCTCCCACGGTTAGTGACTAATCTGTCCAATTAATTACTCAAGGAAAGTGTGGTTTTAGTTATGTAATGACACTTTACATAAAACTAAGTAAAAATTGCCACTTAATGGTAAAATGTAAAAGAaagaattaataatatttaaagttGGACAATTATAATCAACATAATCGCATTCACACTGTTTGTAATGATTCTtatgtaaaaattcaatttaattttgcaataaaattcatttttttaaataaattttaagtatatatatatgtagtctCAACTCAAGAACAAGATTTTTCCAACACATGACTAGTAATTGAGCAATTTTTTTATGGGCAAAATGTTTAATTTAAACCTTGTatttattgaaaaattttaatttagttcatTTTCAACTTTTTGTTTGAATTAATAGGTAAAAGTTTTAATGTAATCTTAATTtagctcaaaaattaaaatttatggctgaatttcttaattttttgatttaaataaaaaattaaaaagtttaatttcttaattttgtgactaaacttttcatttctttatttaaattcaaaaatcaagaaactcaatttcttgattttcttaatttttgaactAAATTGAgcttaatttgaaatttttacactaaattaaataaaaaattaaaaataactaaattgaACTTTCTCAATTAATACTGGAGTGTAATTAAGCTTTAAGTTATTTTCTTATCTATTAACCAAAAAAGATTAAAGATAAATCTCCATTGAGGACATTCCAAGTGCTTTCATTTGGAAATAGCAAAATGATTTTGCCTTCTAACAATTAATTTGTATACTATTTTCTCATACCTGATAAATTAATAATGCAGATGTGATCTTCCATTCCATGCACATCAATCAAATCCATAACCCAAATTTTTACAAAGTTTCATTATATATTTACACTTttctttttgtcttttttttttttatggaaatgattaaaaaataaaaattattgcaACATAAATACATGATTCACGCTTAAAAGtgtacatttttttttataatcaaaatttttattaataggtCAGAAAAAACTTAGCATCAAAGGACCAACTATACCCCAACCGATAGGTCTCCCGAAAATAACCAATAATGCTAAGTGAAAAAACCTGACAAAAAAGTATGTCAAATCTCTGAATACTGATAAAAAAACGGACCAAGACATGAGGGAGCAAGCCTTGCTAAACAAAACACAGCAGACCTGAACGACAAAATGTGTAAAACACAAGACTTAAAAGTGTACAGATTCACCAACATAAAATGAGAAACATGTATTTTTTAAgggttttttcctttttttcctaAGATAACatattattttagttaagcaTTGGCAGTCGGATAAGAGGAATCCATGGCAATTCCACACAAGCCTTCCTTAGCAAATACATCTTTATGCATCCTTATGTATCCTTGCTCTCCCCAATCTGCGCCCCATGAATTCTTGACAAGCCAATATTTGGTTCCATCACTGGTACTACCATACCCTACTGCTGTTACACCATGGTTTAGGATGTTTCCACATTCTCCTTTGAAAACACCAGAAGAGTAGAACTGAAAAGACAATCCGCCAGCATCAATGGAGACAGACACAGGTTGCTGTGCTACTGCCTTCATCAGTGATGCCTCACTGTTAGCAGGAACCGTTTCATAGCCAGTGATCTTAGCAATATGGGAAGCCTCCTTGTTGGGGTTACAAGTTCCATTAGTTCCTTTGTAAGGATAATTGGCTTCACTGGTGATGCCTTGGTTTCCCATTATGAACTTGAATCCATCTTCCATGTAACCACCATTACAGCCTTCATCCTTACCTTTAGTGTCACAATCTACGAGCTCTTGCTCGGATAAAGAGATCAATTTACCTGTAGTTATTTTGTGGATCCCCTCAATGGCTGCCACAGTTGAGAAAGCCCAGCAACACCCTACAAAATTAATAAGCATGGTACCAATTAATAAGAGAGGTTTCGAATTCGAGCCTTAATCAGAgtcaaatgaaaaagaaagaatcACGTATGTGAAAATAATTAATGTGAGTTTTCTTGTGCCATACCACAGTCGCCTTGATCTTTGACTGGGGTAACAGCTCCTTGCTTTCTCCAGTCCATGCTAGCAGGCAAACCGGTCACATTTGCATACTTAAATGAGGTTGCTTTCACTGATCTTGTCTGTTCCGACCTCCTGTATCCATTATGGGAAGCCTTGAACTCATCATTGGATAAGTCTGCAAATTTGTTAATCTTGAGCTTGCAGGATTTATTCCCTGCAGCATTAAAGGACTCTATGAACTTAACATTGTGCTTGAATATCTCGAAGCGTCTTTCTTTCTCTGCCTTATCCCTGTAAACCCTTCCATA
This sequence is a window from Hevea brasiliensis isolate MT/VB/25A 57/8 chromosome 10, ASM3005281v1, whole genome shotgun sequence. Protein-coding genes within it:
- the LOC131169555 gene encoding senescence-specific cysteine protease SAG39-like, translated to MASVWKMQCLLIALSIFILADLVSSRKPYLHDQSSSMHERHELWMKKYGRVYRDKAEKERRFEIFKHNVKFIESFNAAGNKSCKLKINKFADLSNDEFKASHNGYRRSEQTRSVKATSFKYANVTGLPASMDWRKQGAVTPVKDQGDCGCCWAFSTVAAIEGIHKITTGKLISLSEQELVDCDTKGKDEGCNGGYMEDGFKFIMGNQGITSEANYPYKGTNGTCNPNKEASHIAKITGYETVPANSEASLMKAVAQQPVSVSIDAGGLSFQFYSSGVFKGECGNILNHGVTAVGYGSTSDGTKYWLVKNSWGADWGEQGYIRMHKDVFAKEGLCGIAMDSSYPTANA